AAAAGAGTGGTTGTTACCCTCTCCCAAGAGTGGTTGTTACCCTCTCCTAAGAGTGGTCGTTACCCTCCCCTAAGAGTGGTCGTTGCCCTCTTATAAGAGTGGATGATTCACTTGTATAATACAAAGTGGCTCTTTTTTGTCAGGGAGCCACTTTTGTTTTTTAACGGGTTACATTCAATACGTAATCAAAAACATAAGTCCGCACTTCGCTGAGTATTTTTGCCGAAGGCGAAAACTGGGTTGCAATATTCAGCTTATAATCACCGTCAGGCAAAGTAGCGGGTACTATAAAAGTAAGTTTGGATGGATCGTTTATCAGCAGTGAGGTCTGCGGAATAGTTATTACCTCCGATGTCTGCTGGTT
The genomic region above belongs to Lentimicrobiaceae bacterium and contains:
- a CDS encoding DUF4469 domain-containing protein encodes the protein NQQTSEVITIPQTSLLINDPSKLTFIVPATLPDGDYKLNIATQFSPSAKILSEVRTYVFDYVLNVTR